The Passer domesticus isolate bPasDom1 chromosome 28, bPasDom1.hap1, whole genome shotgun sequence nucleotide sequence TCCAGGGATCAGCTCCTGTCTGGAGCTCCATGGGCCCTAAACTGGAGCTCTATGGTCCCGGGATCAGCTCCCATGTGGAGCTCCATGGGCCCTAAACCAGAGCCCCGCTGCCCCAGTATCAGCCCCCATCTGGAGCTCCATGGGCCCACACCAAAGCCCTACTGTCCCAAGATCAGCTCCCATCTGGAGCTCCATGGGCCCACACGGGAACCTTGGTGTCCCGGGATCAGCTCCCGTCTGGAGCTCCACGGCCCCCACACCGGAGCTCCATGGTCCCCACACCGGAGCCCCGCTGTCCCGGGATCAGCTCCTGTCTGGAGCTCCATGGTCCCGGGATCACCTCCCATCTGGAGCTCCATGACCCCCACACTGGAGCCCCGCTGTCCCGCCGGGCCCTCGGCAGCATCCCTGAGAGGAGCACGCTGGCACTGGCgatgctgggcagggcaccGATGGTGCTGCCACCCACACGCCCTCCGGCTGGCAGCGGCCACCGCCGGGCACCGCCGCGGGGCACACGGGGCCAGCGGGCAGGACCCCCGCTCTGGCCTGGCTGCGGGGGCTCTGCCCCACCGGACCCCTTGGAGGGCACGGCAGGAGAAGCGGCTGCCCCGGGGAGGGGTGACAAGGGGGGACCCGACCCTCCGGAAGGGACGGGGAAGGAGGAACGGCGCTGTCCGGGAAAGGGAACGGGGGCCGAGCGGGctgcgggcccggcccggccccgcgcacTCACCCGCGGGCTGCCCGGGCGCGGCCGGCGGCGgcaggaggaagatgaggaagatgaggaggcgacagaagcagctccaggcccGGGCCATGACACCCCCTGCCCACATCGCCCCTCCCGTGGGGCGCTGGGTCCggccggcggccccgcggccttATGGAGCCGGGCCGGGGCCTGCGCTGCGCCGCCCCGGGGCGGAGCCGTGCGCCCGACCGCCCCGCAAGGACCGGCACGGCCCCGGGACCCAGCACGGCcccgggcaccggcaccgcccgGGCACGGCCCCGGGACCCAGCACGGCCCCGGGCATCGGCACCGCCCGGGCACGGCCCCGGGACCCAGCACGGCCCCGGGCACCGGCATCGCCCCGCACGGACCGGCACGGCTCCGGGGACCCAGCACGGACCCGGGCATCGGCATCGGTCCGGCACGGCCCCAGggcccggcacagccccgggaCCGACCGCCCGCCCCGGGCCGATCACACCGCACCGACCGGCACGGCCCCGGGACCCAGCACGGACCTGGGCACCGGCACCGACCGGCACGGCCCCGGGACCCAGCACGGAcccgggcaccggcaccgcccggcacggccccgaCAGGGACGGGAAGAGCCTGGTCCCGGAGGAAACGCCCGCAAAGGGAGCCGGTGTCAGCGCAGAGTGCGGGCAGCGCGGCTCTGCTGGGCTTGCCTGCCGAAAAGCTGCGCTGCACGCTGGAAGCGCAGAGCcgtggaatatcctgagctggaaaggGCCCACAGCCATGGGCCAGTGCCACTCCCGACCCcgacaatcccaccctgtgcaccCTTGGGAGCGCTGgccaaaccctcctggagctctggcggCCTCGGGGCTGTGACCCTTCTCTcgggagcctgttcagtgccccaCCAACCCCCAAAGGGAAAGAACCTTTTCATAATGTGTTGGAAGCACATGACAACGCACCATGTCAGCCCCTGGCTGGGCAATACCACAGGTACAGGTGAGCAGGAGAAACTCCCCAGGATGAGAAGGCATCACAGCTTTGCCCTCCGCTACAAACACCAGACAAACTGCCCTGCTCCACCAGCCGCCCGTGGACAACCTGCCAGGGCAACTCGGAGCTCTGCATCACCCTCCAGAAAAATCAGCAACAAACCCTTCACATTGGGAGCAAGTATGGGCAAAGTGGAGCCAATTTACTACGGAAAAGAGCACGAATGCACCCGAACCCAGGCTGCCCCCCACTCCCACAGGGCGGGGTGGCGCTGAGCGAGCACAACGGGCAGCTCGGGCGGAACAGTCGCTGCTGTGGCCGCTGAGCCGCCGCGCTGCCCGTTACCGGCAACACGGGCCCCTGAGAGCCCTTCTCCGGTGCTAGGGGTGTCCGCTCTTCGGGTGAGCGCGGCGGGCGCGCCCCGAGGGAGGGGTCCCCGAGGGAGGGGTCCCCGTGTGAGGGGTCCCCGAGTCCCGGCCGGGCTCCGTTTGCCCCGGTGCGGCCCCGGGATTCGGTCCCGCGCACAGCACCGGCGCCCCGCCCCTCGCCTTCGCCCATTGGCCGCCAGCCTCCCCGGCAGCCAATCATCTTCTCTCCTGCCGCGCACTCCCTCCGCCACGCCCTTCGCTGCCGCTTCCTCAGCTTTTTCCGCTTCGCTCGGACAGGCTGCGAGCGGCGGGCGCCCATTGGctgcgggcggcgcggcggcgggcgcCCATTGGCTGCGGGCGGCCGGGGCGGTGCGGCGGCGGGCTCCCATTGGCTGCGGGCGGCCGGGGCGGCGCGGCAGTGGGCTCTCATTGGCCGCGGGCGGTGCGGCCCGAGGCCGAGCGGGGCGGCGGTGCCGCCATGGCGCCGCCCGTGGGGTACGCGCTGCTGTGCGGGCAGGCCGCGCTCCTCCTCGGCaacctgctcctcctgcacggCCGCGGCCTCCCGGACAACGACACCGAGCCCCGCGAGctgccgccggggccgcccgccgccgcctgggCTTACAGCGACCCGCGGGCGCCGCTCGTCCTGTGCACCTACCTGTGagcgccgggccggggcgcGGTGGGCAGCGCGGCCTcccaccctccctccccacctcaCTCCTTCCCCGCAGCCCCGATGAGTTCGTGGAGTGCGAGGAGCCGGTGGACCACGGCGGGAACGCCACGgcgcagcaggagctgggccacGGCTGCGTGAAGGTgagggcggggcgggggcggccccggcggcccCCGGGCCCCGGCGGGCGCTGAGCGCTGCCCCCGCCGCAGTTCGGCGGCCAGGCCCACGGCGAGGTGGATCACACGCGAGTGCAGTGCCGGGCGCTGGACGGCATCGAGTGCGCCGAGCCGCGGAGCTTCCTGCGGGGCAGCCGGCCCTGCGTCAAGTAGGAGAGTCCCTGTCCCCCCCGAAACCACCGGGCCGAACCCCCCCGGGAGCGGGGCTGGTCCGGCGGGGAGCGCCGACACCCCCTGACCCCGCCGCGTCTTCTCCCGCAGGTACACGGGACACTACTTCATCACCACTCTGCTCTACTCCTTCTTCCTGGGCTGCTTCGGCGTGGATCGGTTCTGCCTGGGCCACACCGGCACCGCCGTGGGGAAGCTGCTGACGCTGGGGGGCCTGGGCATCTGGTGGTTTGTGGATCTGATCCTGCTGATCACCGGCGGGCTGATGCCCAGTGATGGCAGCAACTGGTGCACCGTGTACTGAGCAGGGGCagggccctgggtgcctctgctcgctgccagctctgcctggcacaaCGTGGACTCACAGAACTGTAGCTCAGGGTGCACAGCAGTTCCTCTTGGTAATGACTCTATACCAAGTTGTTCAGGATGTATTTTGCTTGTTTAAAATAATCTGGCTTCCCGCTGCAAATAGTGACAGCTTCAGAGATCAGAGCTTGCGAACACAGGGGGGTcaaaaaaccaataaaatctGGAAGAAGCTGACTGCACGTACTTTGGGGATTAGTAGATCACAGCCACACAGAGATGAAGGTCACAGGGTCATGGTCTagccctgagcccccccagccagCCCATTAATCCAGAGTCCTGGTTATCTTGGGGTCATGGGCCATGTGGGAGCAgtcagggagctgggaaaggggcagaGGTGCCAGGGGGCAGCTCCTGTCTGGGTGCCAGGCACCCCtctggctccagccccagcacagggcacctgcagcacccaaAGGGTGCGAGAACCTCACACCCGAAAGAGGAAGCCCCACCAGCTGCAGGTTAAAAACTTACCAAGCTgaataaaatgggaaaaggaagcTGCAACGAGTCCCAGCCAGAGCCAGACACAAAATCTGTGTATGCAAATGTCCAGTCATAATTGAGATAAAACAGCAAACGCACGCTCCCAGTTTGGCAGCTTCAACTGGGGGGCGGCTTTGTCCTGAAAATGCCATTCCTCAGGAGAACAACTGGGCTGGAAAGTCCATGGAGGGGAAAAAGTTCTGCAGtgacccagaaaaaaaaaaaaaaaaaaaaaacaaccaaaaaaaaccaccaaaaaaaaacaaacccaaaaaacccaatgaAAATCCCACTGTCAATAACAGCTCCCGTGTCTCCAGCCCCCCACTGCGAACACAGCAGGACCTTGGTCCAGCAGCTTCCCTCCTCCCCAAGGAACATCTGGGACCTTGTTCCACAAGGAGTTGTGATGTCCCTGCCCTGTTCCCTCCttgtgcagggcagcagcaccgtGAGCAcggggagcagcccctggtgctcctgggctctccccagctgctgcaccctgctggggacagcattCAACCCCTACCCAAAACACACACTGCAAATGGACAGCTGGGGAAAGTAACTGGCATTTCcttctttatttaaaaacacGGGGGACAAAGGGCATTGCAGCATGTACAGGCGAGGGGTGGGAGGCACGTAGCCCCCACCCCGGGAGTCACAGAGGGCCCCAGCCCTAAGAGCACTTGGAATCCCCAGGCAGCACTTCCAGAAACATCTGGAACCACCTGGGAATAGCAAacccctctctcccagcactcTGCCCCCAAATgtgcagcacccacagcacacGATTcaggagggagcagctctggggggtGCGTCCATCCACGCCTGAGCCGGGAGCCAACACAGAGCTGAGGGAAACCAGTTTGATTTGAAACAACCACAAAGCTCCATCCAGGTCTGGCTGCATCCACCCAGCCCCCTGGAACGGCAGGGAAATCCCTCCCTCCCAACACCACCTGTGTTGTGGACGGCTCTGGAGCCCAGCTGAGCTCCACGCTTGTCTGAACCTCACCTTCAGCCTCTGTgctgtcctggggatgcaggagGGTGGGAACGAGCAAGAGGAATGTTGCAATAGTGCTGGAGCCACTGGTAGTTTCTGCTCCTGGATAATTACCTTAATTGTGCAACAAGCCTCTGCTTTACCTTCCCAGGCCTGAGGAAACTGTGCAATTATCAAGCACCAGGAATGCTCAGGAGTCTGTGGTTCCAAGGCCTTGCACAAAGGAACCATCATCCCTCTGCATTCCCTGCTCTCCAAAAACTGAGATCAGAACACTGCAACTCTCTGATGGGTGGGCTTGCCAAACTACTAAAACAGTGTTAGGAGCCAAACAGCAAGTCAGcctaaaaaaatgaaagtttcaAACTCTAGTGCAAATAAAGcaaaaaggagcagaaaaaggAACAGCAGGATCAAGGTAGCTACAATTAAATAATATTAACACTCACCCTGTACCGTTTGCATCGATTCCCACTCATTTTCATGGTCTCTGTGTCCTCCAACACCTCCACACAATCCCCTTTGAGACCCTCTTCCCCCTGGAACTTGAGGGAGCCCATTCgtgcctcccccagcagcacagaggtgcctgtgctgtgcccatcctgcagcagccccacaggCACTGAGGCAGGAAAGTACAACTGGCATCACACTAAGGTCAGTCAGGCTAGTCAAGGCTCAGGCACAGCTGCCAAACAGCTGGAGGCCCCAAAAGGGCTGGGACAAAGCAGATGTTCTGCTCCCGGGGAACACACTGGGCTGAGCTTGCAGAGCAGAGGACGTGTCACagccagggaagggaaaggggagcTGAGGTCTCGCTCTGCACGCAGGGATTGCACACACTTGTGGGGATTGCACACACTTGTGGGGATTGCACACACTTGTGGGGATTGCACACACTTACAAGGTGAAGGTATCAGGCAATCTCTGCCAAGGGAACACCTGGATTTTCTACACACTACTTATCACACCTACAGGAGCTCATTAGGTTATGGAAATGACGATTCACATTGCTCTAGAAACTCCTGCTGGTTTCCATCTCGGGCAGGCAGTGGGTGAGTTGGCCGGACAAGTCTGCCCAGCTCCATCAGGGCTGGGTTTCAGTGCTTTTCACTAAAAGCCCTTCACCATCTGGCATGGctacctgtgcccaggtgtgtgcagTGCAAAACCAACCTCACACCTGAGGGTTCTC carries:
- the TM2D2 gene encoding TM2 domain-containing protein 2 gives rise to the protein MAPPVGYALLCGQAALLLGNLLLLHGRGLPDNDTEPRELPPGPPAAAWAYSDPRAPLVLCTYLPDEFVECEEPVDHGGNATAQQELGHGCVKFGGQAHGEVDHTRVQCRALDGIECAEPRSFLRGSRPCVKYTGHYFITTLLYSFFLGCFGVDRFCLGHTGTAVGKLLTLGGLGIWWFVDLILLITGGLMPSDGSNWCTVY